One genomic window of Fimbriimonadaceae bacterium includes the following:
- the hemW gene encoding radical SAM family heme chaperone HemW, translating into MNAPLAVYVHTPFCPSKCGYCDFNSYAMDGPIVERTIVAIEREIRSSPWAGRPAKTVFFGGGTPTFLTEHQLVGLLNAVLEVHPPVEGAEITSEANPGTVDRPKFAAMRAAGFNRISLGAQSFLEDDLVLLGRVHRVGEIERAVLAARDAGFDNVNLDLMFALPGQTLRAWGANLDRAIALTPEHLSLYCLTLEPNTPFYKEHLRGTLVQPGEEPQVAMYEEAVDRAGAAGYACYEISNFAKQGRECAHNLCYWRGEEYAAYGPGAVGRVGPTRRTNLKHPERYSAAVEAGADPAFEEEALDAETLRTERLMLGLRLAEGVRAEGVAPEAVRRLVDRGWLEAPNGTLRLTREGRHFCTEATLELM; encoded by the coding sequence ATGAACGCGCCGCTCGCGGTGTACGTGCACACGCCATTTTGTCCGTCGAAGTGCGGCTATTGCGACTTCAACTCGTACGCGATGGACGGACCGATCGTCGAACGGACGATTGTGGCGATCGAGCGGGAGATTCGGTCCAGCCCCTGGGCGGGGCGTCCCGCCAAGACGGTGTTCTTCGGCGGCGGGACCCCGACATTTCTGACGGAACACCAACTCGTCGGGCTCTTGAACGCCGTGTTGGAGGTCCACCCCCCGGTCGAGGGCGCGGAGATCACGAGCGAGGCGAACCCGGGAACGGTGGACAGGCCCAAGTTCGCCGCGATGCGCGCGGCGGGCTTCAACCGCATTTCCCTGGGGGCGCAGAGCTTCTTGGAAGACGACCTGGTGCTACTTGGCCGTGTGCATCGTGTCGGCGAGATCGAGCGCGCGGTGCTCGCGGCGCGGGATGCGGGGTTCGACAACGTCAACCTCGATCTCATGTTCGCCCTGCCCGGCCAGACCCTGCGGGCGTGGGGCGCCAACCTCGATCGCGCGATCGCGCTGACACCCGAGCATCTCAGCCTGTACTGCCTCACGCTCGAACCGAACACTCCCTTCTACAAGGAGCACTTGCGCGGGACGCTCGTGCAGCCGGGCGAGGAGCCTCAGGTCGCGATGTACGAAGAGGCCGTGGACCGGGCGGGCGCCGCGGGCTACGCGTGCTACGAGATCAGCAACTTCGCCAAGCAGGGAAGAGAGTGCGCCCACAACCTGTGCTACTGGCGAGGTGAGGAGTACGCGGCCTATGGGCCGGGTGCCGTGGGCCGAGTGGGTCCGACGCGCCGGACGAACCTGAAACACCCCGAGCGTTACAGCGCCGCCGTCGAGGCCGGAGCCGATCCCGCCTTCGAAGAGGAGGCGCTCGACGCAGAGACGCTGCGGACGGAACGCCTGATGCTGGGCCTGAGACTCGCCGAAGGGGTGCGCGCCGAAGGCGTCGCTCCCGAAGCGGTACGCCGGCTCGTCGACCGCGGCTGGCTCGAAGCCCCGAACGGCACCCTGCGCCTCACCCGCGAGGGCCGCCATTTCTGCACCGAAGCCACGTTGGAACTGATGTAG
- a CDS encoding family 20 glycosylhydrolase, translated as MQLRMWMFDLAREQAPTLDHLRTWCALTRDSGFNALGLYLEHRFAYPSAPWAAGVGAVTPEMVRSLHREFPEIQIVPFVNLLGHFEGVLYTEEGKRYREELFKGMQACPSKPEFVAFAERLLDDVMDAFDSDLIHIGGDETWQLGLCPECKARVEASEGDGKAAIYGEHFGSMAQRVLDRGKRPAVWGDMFLDHTTALQSMPKETLIFDWQYFKSCEPSSRTFLDAGHEVVCCPALHTYNATWMHVPQSEENVRTLAADATRLGAHGVCVTTWENALMGAYDTLAPAIRACGQILMTSPLDGAGGGEFLRGYLSESERHEEWARLMGVELQEAGGTFAFGGIRSSLKVRLLLNANPFLAWMHHADELCGEVGDKALGVFERALAVAPTEAMKGPPQFGRGAVEFVRLAEAARRAYAEGNVEAAIGKLAPTRMLFDQLETVAKRTHERCGGSLADIERCRIAKAHVERVIQRIRRYGDRSLGYLPAFEHLCHPKFMPHDQAAWWLINRWANE; from the coding sequence ATGCAGCTTCGCATGTGGATGTTCGACCTCGCTCGCGAGCAGGCGCCGACCCTGGACCACCTGCGCACGTGGTGCGCCCTGACGCGCGACTCGGGATTCAACGCGCTGGGGCTCTACCTTGAGCATCGGTTCGCCTACCCTTCGGCGCCTTGGGCCGCGGGCGTGGGCGCGGTGACGCCCGAGATGGTGCGATCGCTGCATCGCGAGTTTCCCGAAATCCAGATCGTCCCCTTCGTGAACCTGCTCGGGCACTTCGAGGGGGTGCTTTACACCGAAGAGGGGAAGCGGTACCGCGAAGAGCTGTTCAAGGGCATGCAGGCGTGCCCCTCCAAGCCTGAGTTTGTGGCGTTCGCCGAGCGGCTGCTGGACGACGTCATGGACGCGTTCGACAGCGACCTCATTCACATCGGTGGGGACGAAACGTGGCAGTTGGGTCTATGTCCCGAGTGCAAGGCGAGGGTCGAGGCCTCCGAAGGTGACGGTAAGGCGGCGATCTACGGCGAGCATTTCGGCTCCATGGCCCAGCGGGTGCTCGACCGAGGCAAACGGCCCGCGGTGTGGGGCGACATGTTCCTCGACCATACGACGGCACTGCAGTCCATGCCCAAAGAGACCCTGATCTTCGATTGGCAGTACTTCAAATCGTGCGAGCCGAGCAGTCGCACGTTCCTCGACGCGGGCCACGAGGTCGTGTGCTGCCCCGCCCTCCACACGTACAACGCCACGTGGATGCACGTGCCGCAGAGCGAGGAGAACGTGCGCACGCTCGCCGCCGATGCGACCCGTCTGGGCGCCCACGGAGTCTGCGTCACCACCTGGGAGAACGCCCTGATGGGCGCCTACGACACCCTCGCGCCAGCCATCCGCGCGTGCGGACAAATCCTCATGACCTCGCCGCTCGACGGCGCGGGTGGCGGCGAGTTCCTCCGCGGGTATCTCTCAGAGTCGGAACGCCACGAAGAGTGGGCCCGCCTCATGGGGGTGGAGCTTCAAGAGGCGGGCGGAACGTTCGCGTTCGGAGGCATCCGCAGTTCTCTCAAGGTGCGTCTGCTGCTCAACGCCAATCCGTTCCTGGCGTGGATGCACCATGCGGACGAACTGTGCGGCGAGGTGGGGGACAAGGCGCTCGGCGTGTTCGAGCGCGCGCTGGCGGTAGCGCCGACCGAAGCGATGAAGGGCCCCCCGCAGTTCGGCCGCGGTGCCGTCGAGTTTGTGCGCCTGGCCGAAGCCGCACGCCGCGCGTATGCGGAGGGAAATGTCGAGGCGGCCATCGGCAAGCTCGCGCCGACCCGCATGCTGTTCGATCAGCTCGAAACCGTGGCCAAGCGCACGCACGAGCGCTGCGGGGGCTCGCTTGCGGACATCGAGCGCTGCCGGATCGCCAAAGCGCACGTCGAGCGGGTGATCCAACGCATTCGGCGCTACGGCGATAGGTCGCTGGGGTACCTGCCCGCGTTCGAACACCTATGCCACCCCAAGTTCATGCCACACGACCAGGCCGCATGGTGGCTGATCAACCGCTGGGCCAACGAGTAG